The following coding sequences lie in one Candidatus Binatia bacterium genomic window:
- a CDS encoding MBL fold metallo-hydrolase, producing the protein MRLAVRPEGLLLEDLDLFLDPAAPVACAVLSHGHADHARALAGRIHATPETIAIARARLGDTDYVAHAYGEPFEIRGPGGVRARVTFFPSGHVLGSALTLIEAAGQRLLYTGDVKLHPSLTCPTAVVPPCDVLITEATFALPVFRFPPVDELRARIVAEARRALDDGEVPVFLGYALGKGPEVAKILQEAGIPVSAHGAVHRMIEVYRSFGIEYPDVVPYERGRVDGRALVVPPSARNHPMLALLKRKRVTAVTGWALLDASYDRFGADALVPLSDHADWDELLALGAATGARRVLTTHGHAAPFAHALEKRGLEARALHLLHGDEE; encoded by the coding sequence GTGCGCCTCGCGGTACGTCCCGAAGGCCTCCTCCTCGAAGACCTCGACCTCTTCCTCGATCCCGCAGCTCCGGTCGCCTGTGCCGTCTTGTCGCACGGTCACGCCGACCACGCGCGAGCGCTCGCCGGTCGCATCCACGCGACGCCCGAGACCATCGCCATTGCGCGCGCTCGCCTCGGCGACACCGACTACGTCGCGCACGCCTACGGCGAGCCGTTCGAGATCCGCGGCCCGGGCGGCGTCCGCGCGCGCGTCACGTTCTTCCCGAGCGGGCACGTCCTCGGCTCGGCGCTGACGCTGATCGAAGCCGCCGGCCAGCGCCTGCTCTACACGGGCGACGTCAAGCTCCACCCGTCGCTGACCTGCCCGACCGCGGTCGTGCCGCCGTGCGACGTGCTGATCACGGAAGCGACCTTCGCTCTGCCGGTGTTCCGCTTTCCGCCGGTCGACGAGCTGCGCGCGCGGATCGTCGCCGAGGCGCGGCGCGCGCTCGACGACGGTGAGGTGCCGGTCTTCCTGGGCTACGCGCTCGGCAAGGGTCCGGAGGTCGCGAAGATCCTGCAGGAGGCGGGCATTCCGGTGTCGGCGCACGGCGCCGTGCACCGCATGATCGAGGTCTACCGCAGCTTCGGGATCGAGTATCCCGACGTCGTGCCGTACGAGCGCGGGCGTGTCGACGGGCGCGCGCTCGTCGTGCCGCCGTCGGCGCGCAACCATCCGATGCTCGCGCTCCTCAAGCGCAAGCGCGTCACCGCGGTGACCGGCTGGGCGTTGCTGGATGCGAGCTACGACCGCTTCGGCGCGGACGCGCTCGTCCCGCTGTCGGATCACGCCGATTGGGACGAGCTGCTGGCGCTCGGCGCCGCAACCGGCGCGCGCCGGGTGCTGACCACGCACGGCCACGCGGCGCCGTTTGCGCACGCGCTCGAGAAGCGCGGGCTCGAAGCGCGCGCGCTGCACCTGCTGCACGGAGACGAGGAGTAG
- a CDS encoding ATP-dependent DNA ligase, which translates to MRGFATLCSELRATRKTSRKVALVADYLQRLDDESLQVAARFLTGGPFAARDQRTLSVGWATLFRIAVEMFPDLDPETLRECFRAVGDMGETFGLLQMRRGRDLAPSVLEVDRVLEQLAATRKPDEKARVLRELLPPLEPLVLKETVKLLVGGQRIGLSELLLEQAIARASDVPLDEVKRANLLCGDVGEVALRARRRELGSAHLALFHPLGFQLAATYEAGDELPWERVIVEEKLDGIRAQAHVEPASERGAARVALYSRSLDDITRAFPEIVERLARLPTPLILDGEILAYANGRALPFGQLQRRLGRKAVDAALAEEVPLVFVLYDVLAVDGTLVIDRPLAERRRLLEPLALPEGILLSPAHRASDAAALEKLFDLALANGNEGLMLKDESAPYTPGKRGRAWLKYKKARATLDVVVTAVEPGHGRRAGLLSDLTFAVRGPDGTLLNVGKAYSGLTDEEIAETTKLFRRLTERVYGGRVRAVRPEVVIEVAFDGIQRSARHKSGFALRFPRILRLRPDKPVAEIDTIERVAELYERLLRGETTGADSSPGSDSSPPASDPEPDVS; encoded by the coding sequence GTGCGCGGCTTCGCGACCCTGTGCAGCGAGCTGCGCGCGACCCGCAAGACCTCGCGCAAGGTCGCGCTGGTCGCGGACTACCTGCAGCGGCTCGACGACGAGAGCCTGCAGGTCGCGGCGCGCTTCTTGACCGGCGGACCGTTCGCGGCGCGCGACCAGCGCACGCTCTCGGTCGGCTGGGCGACGCTGTTCCGCATCGCGGTCGAGATGTTCCCCGACCTCGATCCCGAGACGCTGCGCGAGTGCTTCCGCGCGGTCGGCGACATGGGCGAGACCTTCGGCCTGCTGCAGATGCGGCGCGGACGCGACCTGGCGCCGTCGGTCCTCGAGGTGGACCGCGTCCTCGAGCAGCTCGCCGCGACGCGCAAGCCCGACGAGAAGGCGCGCGTGCTCCGTGAGCTGCTGCCGCCGCTCGAGCCGCTCGTGCTCAAGGAGACCGTCAAGCTGCTCGTCGGCGGACAGCGCATCGGGCTCTCCGAGCTGCTGCTCGAGCAGGCGATCGCACGCGCGAGCGACGTCCCGCTCGACGAGGTCAAGCGCGCGAACCTGCTGTGCGGTGACGTCGGCGAGGTCGCGCTGCGCGCACGCCGCCGCGAGCTCGGAAGCGCGCACCTCGCGCTCTTCCACCCGCTCGGCTTCCAGCTCGCCGCGACCTACGAGGCGGGCGACGAGCTGCCGTGGGAGCGCGTGATCGTCGAGGAGAAGCTCGACGGCATCCGGGCGCAGGCGCACGTCGAGCCCGCGTCGGAGCGCGGCGCCGCACGCGTCGCGCTCTACTCGCGCAGCCTCGACGACATCACGCGCGCGTTCCCCGAGATCGTCGAGCGGCTCGCGCGGCTGCCGACGCCGCTGATCCTCGACGGCGAGATCCTCGCCTACGCGAACGGCCGCGCCCTGCCCTTCGGCCAGCTGCAGCGGCGTCTCGGACGCAAGGCGGTCGACGCCGCGCTCGCGGAGGAGGTGCCGCTCGTCTTCGTCCTCTACGACGTGCTCGCCGTCGACGGCACGCTGGTGATCGACCGGCCGCTCGCCGAGCGGCGTCGCCTGCTGGAACCTCTAGCGCTGCCGGAAGGCATCCTGCTCTCGCCCGCCCATCGCGCGAGCGACGCAGCGGCGCTCGAGAAGCTCTTCGACCTCGCGCTCGCGAACGGCAACGAAGGCCTGATGCTGAAGGACGAGAGCGCGCCGTACACGCCCGGCAAGCGCGGGCGCGCCTGGCTCAAGTACAAGAAGGCGCGTGCGACGCTCGACGTCGTGGTGACGGCGGTCGAGCCGGGCCACGGACGTCGCGCCGGGCTGCTCTCGGACCTCACCTTCGCGGTCCGCGGCCCGGACGGCACGCTGCTCAACGTCGGCAAGGCCTACTCGGGGCTCACCGACGAGGAGATCGCCGAGACCACGAAGCTCTTCCGCCGCTTGACCGAGCGCGTCTACGGCGGCCGCGTGCGCGCGGTGCGGCCCGAGGTGGTGATCGAGGTCGCGTTCGACGGCATCCAGCGCTCGGCGCGGCACAAGTCGGGCTTCGCGCTCCGCTTTCCGCGGATTTTGCGCTTGCGACCCGACAAGCCGGTCGCGGAGATCGACACGATCGAGCGCGTCGCGGAGCTCTACGAGCGTCTGCTGCGCGGCGAGACGACCGGCGCCGACTCCTCGCCCGGCTCCGACTCCTCGCCGCCCGCGTCCGACCCCGAGCCGGACGTCAGTTGA
- a CDS encoding long-chain-fatty-acid--CoA ligase: MNEQPMDDAALAAVSFAPLTPLSFLFRSRAVFPDKIAVVDDDHSLTWSQFADHVAAAAGALAAAGIERGDRVAVLAPNTLACLAAHFAVPLRHAVLVTINIRLAPAEIQYILQHSGAKLLIVDAELAPNVADVLDEVPALRTVVIDQPSAAPEVPAKSLEALSGSGRRVVRYAEFLREGSPQPITTDVPDERMPLAINYTSGTTGRPKGVVYTHRGAYLNALGQVITFKLDARSVYLWTLPLFHCNGWTFPWAVAAVGGQHVLLRKVDPERVFELIQRHGVTNMCAAPTVLIMLANHPGFASLKLEKKLTIATGGAPPAPAVIATVESIGAEIAHIYGLTETYGPHTICEWQPALDGADAAQRAQYKSRQGVPSVTAVKMRVVDENMDDVPADGVTQGEVIMQGNNVMAGYFEDRDATAQAFRGGWFHSGDAAVMHPDGYIEIRDRKKDIIISGGENISTVEVERTIYGHPAVMEVAVVGVPDDKWGEVPKAFVTLKPGAKLDEAELIAYCRQHLAGFKCPKAVVFGDLPKTATGKIQKFVLREAEWKGRAKRVN; this comes from the coding sequence ATGAACGAGCAGCCCATGGACGACGCCGCGCTTGCCGCCGTTTCCTTCGCGCCGCTGACGCCGCTCTCCTTTCTCTTCCGGAGTCGCGCGGTCTTTCCCGACAAGATCGCGGTCGTCGATGACGACCATTCGCTCACGTGGTCGCAGTTCGCGGACCACGTCGCGGCCGCGGCGGGCGCGCTCGCGGCAGCGGGGATCGAGCGCGGCGACCGCGTCGCGGTGCTGGCGCCGAACACGCTCGCGTGTCTCGCCGCGCACTTCGCGGTCCCGCTGCGTCACGCCGTGCTGGTGACGATCAACATCCGGCTCGCGCCCGCGGAGATCCAGTACATCCTGCAGCACAGCGGCGCGAAGCTGCTGATCGTCGACGCGGAGCTCGCGCCGAACGTGGCGGACGTGCTCGACGAGGTGCCGGCGCTGCGCACGGTCGTGATCGACCAGCCGAGCGCGGCGCCCGAGGTGCCGGCGAAGTCGCTGGAGGCGCTGTCCGGCTCGGGGCGGCGTGTCGTGCGCTACGCCGAGTTCCTGCGCGAGGGAAGCCCGCAGCCGATCACGACCGACGTGCCCGACGAGCGCATGCCGCTCGCGATCAACTACACGAGCGGCACGACCGGACGTCCGAAGGGCGTCGTCTACACGCACCGCGGCGCGTACCTGAACGCGCTCGGGCAGGTGATCACCTTCAAGCTCGACGCGCGCAGCGTCTACCTGTGGACGCTGCCGCTGTTCCACTGCAACGGCTGGACGTTCCCGTGGGCGGTCGCGGCGGTCGGCGGACAGCACGTGCTGCTGCGCAAGGTCGACCCCGAGCGCGTGTTCGAGCTCATCCAGCGTCACGGCGTCACCAACATGTGCGCGGCGCCGACCGTGCTCATCATGCTCGCGAACCATCCGGGCTTCGCGAGCCTGAAGCTCGAGAAGAAGCTCACCATCGCGACCGGCGGTGCGCCGCCGGCGCCGGCGGTGATCGCGACGGTCGAGTCGATCGGCGCCGAGATCGCGCACATTTATGGTTTGACGGAGACCTACGGCCCGCACACGATCTGCGAGTGGCAGCCGGCGTTGGACGGCGCCGACGCCGCACAGCGCGCGCAGTACAAGTCGCGCCAGGGCGTCCCGAGCGTCACCGCCGTCAAGATGCGCGTGGTCGACGAGAACATGGACGACGTCCCTGCGGACGGCGTCACGCAGGGCGAGGTCATCATGCAGGGCAACAACGTGATGGCCGGCTACTTCGAGGACCGCGACGCGACCGCGCAGGCGTTCCGCGGCGGCTGGTTCCACTCGGGCGACGCCGCGGTGATGCACCCCGACGGCTACATCGAGATCCGCGACCGCAAGAAGGACATCATCATCTCGGGCGGCGAGAACATCTCGACGGTCGAGGTCGAGCGGACGATCTACGGCCACCCGGCGGTCATGGAGGTCGCGGTGGTCGGCGTCCCGGACGACAAGTGGGGCGAGGTGCCGAAGGCCTTCGTCACGCTGAAGCCGGGCGCGAAGCTCGACGAGGCGGAGCTGATCGCGTACTGCCGGCAGCACCTCGCCGGCTTCAAGTGCCCGAAGGCCGTCGTGTTCGGCGATCTGCCGAAGACCGCGACCGGCAAGATCCAGAAGTTCGTGCTGCGCGAAGCGGAGTGGAAGGGGCGCGCGAAGCGCGTCAACTGA
- a CDS encoding TIGR03560 family F420-dependent LLM class oxidoreductase produces MAGHPIRFGVCLPQHGSTWDDVVAVAQACDRLGYDSVWAVDHFFGIPDATQPIFEGWTELTALAPLTERVRLGHLVLCVSYRHPAVLAKMAATLDHVSRGRFILGMGAGWHQQEYQAYGLSFPPIGTRLKELDEALTIVRKMWTDEPATFFGEHFHVEDAHCKPRPLQTPHPPILVGGTGERVLLRIVAEHATIWNNLGWAHRDLQHKVEVLRSHCDALKRDPAEIEISQQTVAAIGETEDEARRATEAVMAEVPFLAGGRDLIIAGTPDECVERVKKTIAMGATTLLLSFGRNPRIETLELFAERVVSAFR; encoded by the coding sequence ATGGCCGGCCATCCGATCCGCTTCGGCGTCTGCCTGCCGCAGCACGGAAGCACCTGGGACGACGTCGTCGCGGTGGCGCAAGCCTGCGACCGGCTGGGCTACGACTCCGTCTGGGCCGTCGATCACTTCTTCGGCATCCCGGACGCGACGCAGCCGATCTTCGAGGGCTGGACCGAGCTCACCGCGCTCGCGCCGCTGACCGAGCGCGTGCGCCTCGGACACCTCGTGCTGTGCGTAAGCTACCGCCATCCCGCCGTGCTCGCGAAGATGGCGGCGACGCTCGATCACGTCTCGCGCGGCCGCTTCATCCTCGGCATGGGCGCGGGCTGGCACCAGCAGGAGTACCAGGCCTACGGGCTGTCGTTCCCGCCGATCGGCACGCGGCTCAAGGAGCTCGACGAGGCGCTCACCATCGTCCGCAAGATGTGGACCGACGAGCCGGCGACGTTCTTCGGCGAGCACTTCCACGTCGAGGACGCGCACTGCAAGCCGCGCCCGCTGCAGACGCCGCACCCGCCGATCCTCGTCGGCGGCACGGGCGAGCGCGTGCTGCTGCGCATCGTCGCCGAGCACGCGACGATCTGGAACAACCTCGGCTGGGCGCACCGCGACCTGCAGCACAAGGTCGAGGTGTTACGCTCTCACTGTGACGCCCTGAAGCGCGATCCCGCCGAGATCGAGATCTCGCAGCAGACGGTGGCGGCGATCGGCGAGACCGAGGACGAGGCGCGGCGCGCGACCGAAGCGGTGATGGCGGAGGTGCCGTTCCTCGCCGGCGGACGCGACCTCATCATCGCGGGGACGCCCGACGAGTGCGTCGAGCGCGTGAAGAAGACGATCGCGATGGGCGCCACGACGCTGCTGCTGAGCTTCGGGCGCAACCCGCGAATCGAAACGCTGGAGCTCTTTGCAGAACGGGTCGTCAGCGCGTTCCGCTGA
- the htpX gene encoding protease HtpX, protein MVKRIFLFLAVNFLVVLTISIILNVLGIRPYLDANGIDYGALLAFCFVWGMGGALISLALSKTMAKWMMGVQVIDPNTNDPTLRRLVNMVENLARAAGIPTPEVGIYRSPEVNAFATGPTKRNSIVAVSTGLLERMDSNQVEGVLSHEVSHIANGDMVTMTLLTGVVNAFVMFLARVIAFAAAQAVRGRDENEGMSYGIYFLVQIVFEIIFMILGSMVIAWFSRYREFRADAGGARLAGRERMISALEALRRTVEIQDPRTQNSMAMLKISNPAGIARLFASHPPLEERIARLRSMTA, encoded by the coding sequence ATGGTCAAGCGAATCTTCCTGTTCCTCGCGGTCAACTTCCTGGTCGTCCTGACGATCTCGATCATCCTGAACGTCCTCGGGATCCGGCCGTACCTCGATGCGAACGGGATCGACTACGGGGCGTTGCTCGCCTTCTGCTTCGTCTGGGGCATGGGCGGTGCGCTCATCTCGCTCGCCCTGTCGAAGACGATGGCGAAGTGGATGATGGGCGTTCAGGTCATCGACCCGAACACCAACGATCCGACGCTGCGCCGTCTGGTGAACATGGTCGAGAACCTGGCGCGGGCCGCCGGCATCCCGACCCCCGAGGTCGGCATCTACCGCTCGCCGGAGGTCAACGCGTTCGCGACCGGGCCGACCAAGCGCAACTCGATCGTCGCGGTTTCGACCGGTCTCCTCGAGCGCATGGACTCGAACCAGGTCGAGGGCGTGCTGAGCCACGAGGTGTCGCACATCGCGAACGGCGACATGGTGACGATGACGCTGCTCACCGGCGTCGTGAACGCCTTCGTGATGTTCCTCGCGCGCGTCATCGCGTTCGCCGCCGCCCAGGCGGTGCGCGGCCGCGACGAGAACGAGGGCATGTCCTACGGGATCTACTTCCTGGTCCAGATCGTCTTCGAGATCATCTTCATGATCCTCGGCTCGATGGTGATCGCCTGGTTCTCGCGCTACCGCGAGTTCCGCGCCGACGCGGGTGGCGCCCGCCTGGCGGGTCGCGAGCGGATGATCAGCGCGCTCGAGGCCCTGCGGCGCACGGTCGAGATCCAGGATCCGCGCACGCAGAACTCGATGGCGATGCTCAAGATCTCGAACCCGGCCGGCATCGCGCGTCTGTTCGCGTCGCACCCGCCGCTCGAGGAGCGCATCGCGCGCCTGCGCTCGATGACGGCCTGA
- a CDS encoding SRPBCC family protein, producing the protein MAEFSVRTAGLVSAPADVVWHQLVDRDSVSGWLEGIDRLTGSGRRFATRRANSPGSAPIEGRVLELEPGARVRLVLSAPWRLLREIELEIRLAPEGPATRVDVHAVHRLRRGAWLLLPFLRLRAEVALLRAIRGFRAAVEDEVARLRRLRRDQVEEPVARPAQHLFLTLLD; encoded by the coding sequence GTGGCCGAGTTCTCCGTGCGTACCGCCGGCTTGGTGAGCGCCCCGGCGGATGTGGTGTGGCACCAGCTCGTCGACCGCGACTCGGTGTCGGGCTGGCTCGAAGGGATCGATCGGCTGACCGGCAGCGGGCGTCGCTTCGCGACGCGTCGCGCCAACTCTCCCGGCAGCGCGCCGATCGAGGGGCGCGTTCTCGAGCTCGAGCCGGGGGCGCGCGTGCGGCTCGTGCTGTCGGCGCCGTGGCGGCTCCTGCGCGAGATCGAGCTCGAGATCCGGCTCGCGCCCGAGGGGCCGGCGACGCGGGTCGACGTCCACGCGGTGCACCGCCTGCGCCGCGGGGCGTGGCTGCTGCTGCCGTTCCTGCGGCTGCGCGCCGAGGTCGCGCTGCTGCGCGCGATCCGCGGCTTTCGCGCCGCGGTCGAGGACGAGGTCGCGCGGCTACGTCGGCTGCGGCGCGACCAGGTCGAGGAGCCCGTCGCGCGACCCGCGCAGCATCTTTTTTTGACCCTGCTCGACTGA
- the lon gene encoding endopeptidase La yields MEKMRLIALEDTVVFPGMTVTLPIDVGDATRVLLVPKHDNQHAKVGTVAEIADRLRLPGGGTAVVLSGLHRGIPGRATTTAQGYLEVEVTPHPDEVPPPAKTQALEREYRAVVEEILDLRGADDRIRAFLRAITQPGPLADTSGYSPDLTFAQKVELLETLDVVQRLELALRLQRERLADLQLRKRIREDVESGAQKQQREYLLRKQMEAIRKELGEDTGSVVDEYRKKIDEAGMPEAVREQALRELGRLERMGETSPESSMIRTYLDWLVAVPWSKRSEERLDPVYARKVLDEDHAGLDDVKKRITEYLAVRKLRAERGVPDDKRSGVILTLIGPPGTGKTSIGESIARATGRKFVRMSLGGVRDEAEIRGHRRTYIGAMPGRLVRALRDAGTMNPVIMLDEVDKIGADWRGDPSAALLEVLDPAQNHAFRDHYLDVELDLSHVLFIATANVADTIPGPLLDRMEVIRFDGYTVAEKVAIARGYLWPRQIERNGLRPEEVSIDDDTLRLVVNEYTREAGVRQLERELGTLLRKAATRIASGEATPPIVIDEAAVREALGRQKFFQESASRTAVPGVATGLAVTGTGGDVLFVEAAAMPGNEGLVLTGQLGDVMKESAQIALSYVRSHAGELGIDRQAFHKKEFHIHVPAGATPKDGPSAGVTIVTAVVSLLTGRPVKHTVGMTGEVTLQGRVLPIGGVKQKVLAAHAAGLTDVILPARNEADLEEVPREVRDVMRFHPVNSVEEVLAIALEPHGHALAA; encoded by the coding sequence ATGGAAAAGATGCGCCTGATCGCCCTCGAGGACACCGTCGTCTTCCCAGGGATGACGGTGACCCTGCCGATCGACGTCGGCGACGCGACTCGGGTCCTCCTGGTCCCGAAGCACGACAATCAGCACGCCAAGGTAGGCACCGTGGCGGAGATTGCCGACCGGCTGCGCCTGCCGGGCGGCGGCACCGCCGTCGTGCTGTCGGGTCTCCACCGCGGCATCCCGGGGCGCGCCACGACGACCGCCCAGGGCTACCTCGAGGTCGAGGTGACGCCGCACCCGGACGAGGTTCCGCCGCCGGCGAAGACCCAGGCGCTCGAGCGCGAGTACCGGGCCGTCGTCGAGGAGATCCTCGACCTGCGCGGCGCGGACGACCGCATCCGTGCGTTCCTGCGCGCCATCACGCAGCCCGGTCCGCTCGCGGACACCTCGGGCTACTCGCCCGACCTGACCTTCGCGCAGAAGGTCGAGCTGCTCGAGACGCTCGACGTCGTCCAGCGGCTCGAGCTCGCCCTGCGTCTGCAGCGTGAGCGTCTCGCCGACCTGCAGCTGCGCAAGCGCATCCGCGAGGACGTCGAGTCCGGCGCGCAGAAGCAGCAGCGCGAGTACCTGCTGCGCAAGCAGATGGAGGCGATCCGCAAGGAGCTCGGCGAGGACACCGGCTCGGTGGTCGACGAGTACCGCAAGAAGATCGACGAGGCCGGGATGCCGGAGGCCGTGCGCGAGCAGGCCCTGCGCGAGCTCGGTCGCCTCGAGCGCATGGGCGAGACCAGCCCCGAGAGCTCGATGATCCGCACCTACCTCGACTGGCTCGTCGCGGTGCCGTGGTCGAAGCGCTCCGAGGAGCGGCTCGATCCGGTCTACGCGCGCAAGGTGCTCGACGAGGACCACGCGGGTCTCGACGACGTCAAGAAGCGCATCACCGAGTACCTCGCGGTGCGCAAGCTCCGCGCGGAGCGTGGTGTGCCCGACGACAAGCGCTCGGGCGTCATCCTGACGCTGATCGGCCCTCCGGGCACCGGCAAGACGTCGATCGGCGAGTCGATCGCGCGGGCGACGGGTCGCAAGTTCGTCCGCATGTCGCTCGGCGGCGTGCGCGACGAGGCGGAGATCCGCGGCCACCGGCGCACCTACATCGGTGCGATGCCGGGCCGGCTCGTGCGCGCGCTGCGTGACGCGGGGACGATGAACCCCGTGATCATGCTCGACGAGGTCGACAAGATCGGCGCGGATTGGCGCGGTGATCCGTCGGCGGCGCTGCTCGAGGTGCTCGACCCGGCGCAGAACCACGCGTTCCGCGATCACTACCTCGACGTCGAGCTCGACCTGTCGCACGTGCTGTTCATCGCGACGGCCAACGTCGCGGACACCATCCCCGGTCCGCTGCTCGACCGCATGGAGGTGATCCGCTTCGACGGCTACACGGTCGCCGAGAAGGTTGCGATCGCGCGCGGCTACCTGTGGCCGCGGCAGATCGAGCGCAACGGTCTGCGGCCGGAAGAGGTCTCGATCGACGACGACACGCTGCGTCTGGTCGTGAACGAGTACACGCGCGAGGCCGGTGTGCGTCAGCTCGAGCGCGAGCTCGGCACGCTGCTGCGCAAGGCGGCGACGCGCATCGCGTCGGGCGAGGCGACGCCGCCGATCGTGATCGACGAGGCCGCGGTGCGCGAGGCGCTCGGCCGGCAGAAGTTCTTCCAGGAGTCGGCGAGCCGTACCGCCGTTCCGGGCGTGGCGACGGGTCTCGCGGTGACGGGCACGGGCGGCGACGTCCTGTTCGTCGAGGCCGCGGCCATGCCGGGCAACGAGGGCCTGGTGCTCACGGGTCAGCTCGGCGACGTCATGAAGGAGTCGGCGCAGATCGCGCTCAGCTACGTGCGCAGCCACGCGGGTGAGCTCGGTATCGACCGGCAGGCCTTCCACAAGAAGGAGTTCCACATCCACGTGCCGGCCGGTGCGACACCGAAGGACGGCCCGAGCGCGGGCGTGACGATCGTCACGGCGGTCGTCTCGCTGCTCACCGGGCGTCCGGTCAAGCACACGGTCGGGATGACCGGCGAGGTGACGCTGCAGGGGCGCGTCCTGCCGATCGGCGGCGTGAAGCAGAAGGTGCTCGCGGCGCACGCGGCGGGGCTCACCGACGTCATCCTGCCGGCGCGCAACGAGGCGGACCTCGAGGAGGTGCCGCGGGAGGTGCGCGACGTGATGCGGTTCCACCCGGTGAACTCGGTCGAGGAGGTGCTGGCGATCGCGCTCGAGCCGCACGGCCACGCGCTCGCGGCCTGA
- the queE gene encoding 7-carboxy-7-deazaguanine synthase, which produces MAYAVKEIYYTLQGEGARTGRAAVFCRFAGCNLWSGREADRSEAACWFCDTDFVGIDGPGGGRFATADELAAAIAECWRQGAGDADAGGGRAARPYVVFTGGEPLLQLDESVVAACHRAGFEVAVETNGTIEPPPGIDWLTVSPKPGSTLVVTRGSELKLVYPHEVTPESVADLDFEVFYLQPLDGPDVRENTARALEYCRRHPRWRLSLQTHKLLGIP; this is translated from the coding sequence GTGGCCTACGCGGTGAAGGAGATTTACTACACGCTCCAGGGCGAGGGAGCGCGCACCGGCCGGGCGGCCGTCTTCTGTCGCTTCGCGGGCTGCAACCTGTGGTCGGGGCGCGAGGCGGATCGCTCCGAGGCGGCATGCTGGTTCTGCGACACCGACTTCGTGGGCATCGACGGACCCGGCGGCGGGCGCTTCGCGACCGCGGACGAGCTCGCGGCGGCGATCGCCGAGTGCTGGCGCCAAGGCGCGGGCGACGCCGACGCCGGCGGCGGCCGCGCGGCGCGGCCGTACGTGGTCTTCACGGGTGGGGAGCCGCTCCTCCAGCTCGACGAGAGCGTCGTCGCGGCGTGTCATCGGGCGGGCTTCGAGGTCGCGGTCGAGACCAACGGCACGATCGAGCCGCCGCCCGGGATCGACTGGCTCACGGTGAGCCCGAAGCCCGGCTCCACGCTCGTCGTGACGCGGGGCAGCGAGCTCAAGCTGGTCTACCCGCACGAGGTCACGCCGGAGAGCGTCGCCGACCTCGACTTCGAGGTCTTCTACCTGCAGCCCCTCGACGGCCCCGACGTCCGCGAGAACACGGCGCGGGCGCTCGAGTACTGCCGACGGCACCCGCGCTGGCGGCTCAGCCTGCAGACGCACAAGCTGCTCGGCATCCCGTAG